The Melanotaenia boesemani isolate fMelBoe1 chromosome 17, fMelBoe1.pri, whole genome shotgun sequence genome segment GAAGGCCATGGATTGACTGATTTACAGGCCTGACTTTTATAAAGAGTGCTTTACATGTAAGATTACTTGATGTTAGTGTTCACAGATACAGAAATGTTACATTTGATAAACCATGCAACCTCAACaaaaaagtgcataaaaaactttttcacaACATGTAGCCATTGAGATTCTGTGACTGTAAGATACATCATCACTTTTGACAACGATTTAAGATTTCTGAATTTTGAAGCACTTAACCCTGATAACCAGGGCCATGAATGATCTCCATCCACTAGTCACACCAGGTcaagaaaattattttgatCATGTGACTTCGAGCCTGTTCAGCTGACAGCAGACTGGGAGCTCTGCAGTCCCTCAGGCTGCagcacactcactcacacacgtCACAGGATAAAAAATAAGTCAACAGCAAATGCTCAAGTACTGGACACCATATTACCTGCTATCTGTTGCTTCAAGCCTCAAGGTGAGAGTGGTTCTCTGCTGTTGGTTCAGGCTCAACGTCAGAAAACTTTAGAAAGACTAGAGTTTAACTCCTCTTAAGATGCTGCTCCTCcattttgtatgtatgtataatcttTTACAATTTGCACTTTAACGATATGAAAAGCAtttgcaagaaaagaaaattattatgaTTCTGCAGGTACATTAGTTTCCCACTAGAGGGCAGCAACGTTAGCTGAGAGATAACGGACTAATTggtgtctatctatctatctatctatctatctatctatctatctatctatctatctatctatctatctatctatctatctatctatctatctatctatctatctatctatctatctctctctctatatatatatatatattggcaTCAATGGCAAAGTTTTGGATTCTATGTTGAAATTGGCAACTGTAGCAACCCCTGTAATTCAGTTGTTGCCACGACAATAATGAGGTGCAGAACACCCCATACACCATCCCACCATTTATATATACATTCTTTGGGCTGAAGAAGAGAGGATCATGTTGCTTGTTATCAGCACAGAATTCAAGATCCAGCATGTGGATTTCTGGTATGTGGATTCATTAGTGTCAGTAGCATGAGTAACTTGCACATCTGTGAGCCACCAGTAATGGTAAATAGTATTTACAAGTTTTGGAGCAAAATATAACACCCTCAGCTGACATCCTTTTATTCCCCACAACAACACATAACCAAACCACTTTCTGCTCTGTAAGGGTCGAGACATGCCACCCCCTTGAAAACATTTGCTGCATTATGAAAATAGGCAAGAAGTCTAACCAGCAGAAATTAGACAATTAATGTCATTTtcaaaagtaaaggaaactgtAAAGTAAACATGCCAGTCCACCCACTGTCTAAACTTTCCTATAAATGGTATTAAAATCAGACTGAGTATTATATTttccaacaaacaaaaaactttgttgttttatcGTTGATAAATTTGCACCTCTGTCCAAGAAAATATACATCCTGAATTATTATCGaagcatttgtttaatttatgttgGAGGCGTCACTTAAACTTTTTGTGATATTTAATGACATTGCACCATGCACCATGTCtggagtaaaaaaataaaaggaaatgctTACTGTTGTTTAGTTTAAACAAAAGCCTTTGTTGTCTAAATCAAACCACCGTCAACACTCCCTCCAACTTCACTGTGGCATATTTGCTGAGACCAATTATCCAGGCATCCTTATGGTCACGCTCtgtctaatttaaaaaacttcTTGAACAATAATGTTGGCTGTCACAAGAAAACATCTGTTGGTCTCTATAGTTTGTTTCATATAGTTTGCTGCCCTGCTGCCTTGACCTTCAAGACTGGCGGCCCAATCCCTCCAACCTCTTATCACGCTCCACAGACCTCAGCACAAATGGAGTCATAGCTCACATCTTATGAGCTCTGACAAGTAAAACTGCTCCCTCTCACTCTTCTGAAtgctcatccatccatttttgcACATTACTGTATGACTGACTTGCAAACCAAAGCCATTTTGGTGTGGAGAAGTGTGGAGAAGAATTTGGCAGTGACTACGCTGTTGAACATCACTTAGTCTGTTTCCTTCATACTGCATCCCTTTGTTTCCTGTGACATCGCACTGAAAAAGAGCACAAAGTGTCCTCAAAGCTGTGCACTTGAAAGCATTGACTAAGTGCGATGTGGACTCCAAATGTGCCCTCTCACTTCTCACTGACTCCTAAGTTAGGCAGGGAGACCCACTGGACCCCTGTCTCATCTCTATACAGAAGTCAGGAGGGACAAAAGCTGCTCACAGTTGCCAAAAACCATCCCACAAAAACCCCAGAGGGGAAAGGACTTAACTTGGGCACAAAGGGTCTGGTTATATTTCACCGTAGGATGGCTTTTGTGCCTCTGAATCAGCTAACACTGAGGCTGTGTCTGCTCCTTGCTCAACCTGTCCCATCTCTAAGCTGACAAGCAGGTCTTATTTAGGGAGAAGCAGTGAAAAAGTCCACTGGGGGTTTGATTGAGTTTCTGTGTGCTATacatgtagacacacacacagatttacacatgggcttttttttttttccaaagaaagCTCTATCACAGCACATTTCTCACACTAGAATTGTATGGGGGCAGGATTTGCTGGGAAGGAGAAATAGTGAAAGGGGGGAGGGTGTGGTGCCACTGGATGGAGGggtcttttcagttctttttggaGGCAACAATAGTCTTTGTCCAAGATCTTCCACCATTCTTATTAGGGTTAccaaaaggaggaggaggagaaagagaagggAGGTGCAGGCAGTGGGTGTTTCTCCATAGTAACAATGACAAAACAAGCCAGTTTAGCACCAGGAAGGCAAAGGGTTGACCAGAGCTACTCGGGAGACAGCACACGAACTTCTACAGTAGAGTTGTGCTCATTTAAGAAGGAAAACTGATTCGAAACAGATCTGTAATAGGGGCAGGAAAActtaaaataagaaagaaaaacaaaaaaaaacagacagaactTCCAAACTTTATCAGATAAAGATTAAACTAACCTGGGAGGTAAGCACCTGCCCAAACCTTTGTACATCCCAAACATGGATCGAGACAGTCACAGTGAGGATACACTCTCCACTTTGGTTCTggagaacataaaaaacaaactgattaatGCCTTCAGAGGAACAGCAGAGTCCAGAGCAGATCCTAAAGACCTGGAGACCCAAGGCTGCAGCGTCAGACCCCTCAGTGTGAGCAGGAGCTACCAGGCAAACGAAGAGCTGCGGCGGGCACAGATAGATGGAGCGATAACCTGGCTGCGGTCTGAACTGGTGAGCTCTTTTACTACTACCGTTTCATATCTTAACCTTTTCTTCTTCACCCGAAAATAATTATTAGTTGTCATGTTAAGAAATGTCAGTTACTAATCAATAAAGAAAATTCAGTGGAAAgtcaaggcaagtttatttgtttgtcacATTCtgtgtacaagacaattcaaagtgctttacataaaacattaaaagcacagatggtgcaaagaaagcaaagaCTAGGACTAGTTCTTGTGTCTCCACTGAAGTGTATACATCACTCCCTCTTTTCATTGTTGTCATGCAGCTGGAAATGCGCACTCAGGACCTCCAGCTGGCTCAAACACTGCTGGGGCTCAACACAGAGATCCAAAGACTGAGGAGGGAGAGTTTTGGTGGGCTGGAGGTAGAAGGGAAAGATCAGCAGTAATTAGCCCCAGCAGACTACATCTGCCCTAGGGAGAATTTGAGagcaacaaaggaaaaaaagtgtgGTGTCATTGGAATCCATGTTGGACAAGGAAATGACTCTAATCATCAAGATTGAGGACATTTGTTCTTGATAATGGTTCTTAGCAATCAGTCGTGTCACTGTTATAACAATCTAGACCAGCTGCATGTAAAATAATTGAGGTAGGGGAAAAGGAAGCTTATGTGTGATATTGCCTTATGTTTTCAAAGTTGTTTTGCACTTATACAGACTTGTGCTGGAGAAAACTGTATTACTTCTTTGTTGGGTCAAGAAAAAAGCTTAATGAATGTAAAGACAAGAtgataatgaataaaatatagaaattgaGTCAACGTCTTTGCATCTTTATTGGGCTGACATACTGTAACACTGCAGCACAGCACCTGTTTGAAAAACCCCCTGTAATTTCAGAGTTCACATCTCACTCCCAAATTATTACAgcttattttgtttacattttctttaaatacaagTATTTTACTAGCAGCTACGGTTTACAAACTAGGAAGTAAAATCAACAACAGTCATTCTGTCTGCAGACTGCATCTGCACAGTTCACATCAAGATGCAATAACTGCAGGCTTTCCTGCTGATGCACTGATTTGATTCTTTATGTTACAGCTGAAAATGTCAGTGAGCATGCAGTACatagatacattgttttatcaCTGATAGGATCATATGAATGTACAACACAAATTAATATTTATCTACACAGTAAAGGCTCGCTAAACACAATGTCAGTGGTTGCCTTTAGGTTCAATTTTAATGCAGGATTTGTACAATCCTCTGTCAGTTGATGTTAACTTAAAGGAGtaatttgatgttttaaaaggGTGTAATGAGAAGGAACAGTATACCGCCAGCTTAGCTTGGCATATAGTAAGAGGGAAGAGTGAAACAGCTCTGCACAACGgcaatttttcttgttttcttttcaccttTGACTTGACAGGTAAAGATAAGTTTGTACAAATTAGGTAATTGTAAggtaaaatgtgttaaataaaaatccaaataatGGATATAGTCAGGGCTGCCACAATATCAGGTtaagaaaagacatttttgtcatatttgtgGGATTAAATTTTTCTATAAACATAACATGCGTTTAAACAACAACCTCATTAAAGATGTGAAAGTCTAATGGACTTAAGTGCTAATAAAGAGGAAGTttcatttacctttttttcaCTGCTATTTTCAGAGGGgctaaaataaaactcattgtTTTCATagtgctagcaaaacatggacaaatttgtgaaagtactaATAGGCAAATGATGATGAATCAAGAGATttcaaatactaaaaaaaaaaagacaacaaaatatgaTGAGCTATATCTTGCCCTGGgtttgaccaggtaatggtcaagtaatgttaatggtcaatggtgggtaatgaagagagatcGTAATGTGTTATATGTCGCAAAATATccgcatctgacagtatgaagtcAAACAAGTTATGTTACTTGGGGATGTCTTATTCTGAACACAAAGCatgttgattactttagaaataagtGACTCACCTGTTATGTATAGCAGAGTtattttactaaagcagcatccttCTCATCAaaagctcaactcacctgaaATAGATTGCAGCGTTTCCTGTTTAAAACATCTCAGTATAGCAGAGGAGTTGAAcattccttctgccactgaTATGGTTTTAACTATAGATATGTATGAAGAAGCAggcaaaaaactaaaaactatttCAAGGCAAATTTCTTCATAAGTTTCTTTGTAAGCATGCATGTGG includes the following:
- the si:ch211-153f2.3 gene encoding uncharacterized protein si:ch211-153f2.3 isoform X2; the encoded protein is MDRDSHSEDTLSTLVLENIKNKLINAFRGTAESRADPKDLETQGCSVRPLSVSRSYQANEELRRAQIDGAITWLRWKCALRTSSWLKHCWGSTQRSKD
- the si:ch211-153f2.3 gene encoding protein FAM167A isoform X1, with translation MDRDSHSEDTLSTLVLENIKNKLINAFRGTAESRADPKDLETQGCSVRPLSVSRSYQANEELRRAQIDGAITWLRSELLEMRTQDLQLAQTLLGLNTEIQRLRRESFGGLEVEGKDQQ